A DNA window from Vigna angularis cultivar LongXiaoDou No.4 chromosome 1, ASM1680809v1, whole genome shotgun sequence contains the following coding sequences:
- the LOC108323853 gene encoding uncharacterized protein LOC108323853, with product MVCEVSSSQTAPSTELFTILSSSSSSSSSAESNFRQLDDAFLQTQTRIWLGEVLQMRLDEQLIISELLADGELLFQVSKVVWKLLSAKHMELRHIKAYKIQSFTSKKNIARYRPYSNVDSFLKICKILGLTGVDLFSPSDVVERRNTRKVCMCIRSFSKKSRSMKINVPDFDIVTCMVTMPKALVGCMRRSIELSHSIPADSSGGYYLQKHARRSRQGYPVTASTKDFETYLDQYEDPENKHLVLQFDELHTDDLYDYTSEIDYNIASPMAERICLPEDLAQLDIQEQQRNGIYNDFELLCSMESLQYHCSEDIEHDCELTWSSSPPSGDLRTGIIHMSSHLDTKTERVQESRRIVDFDYFENLSLSSNGSVNVTPKNDKIPCKRDASSLTKDRKDPDLFHEENGTPNVYQSASSHGSNPTPQTAERVKFFETCDDKKKVLVVACMNCYSREDIGDQVDAESNFRNIESSKVHNDKNDRRDKIKEEHESQGMVRYRDMPYQIISNAGYSCSVKKFEETYPSLYSPDCYFCSTNSPDRVVPRSNDTRSTSLKNFLAYEERESQVGLSCSDNASCCQSGYEPESCKWDQKGKCAITSYKDNKSSCSVGNGSHEEIKPCIQKNSEVLSTIVKLDTDGKELNIDSLPLASNAVVLGNCEKPSTRGDDPNDFSRGDAAQYIGDGGQRVLDMIINDVVVPVNCDEVVSLTESFTASLSPKHGFDPVSRSEHTCAVHVKDEINPEDERVHLENVVGTKEGGEEIPKEKPQKKKLLRSVLGGAAAVGLLFMILHLRRNGGEKAAQPSMASSHIDKVKIQKKSDRKVTRSTKKGVYPAEKITLK from the exons ATGGTTTGTGAGGTTTCTTCATCGCAAACTGCTCCATCCACGGAGCTCTTCacaattctttcttcttcttcttcttcttcttcttctgccgAATCCAACTTTCGACAACTCGATGATGCATTCCTGCAG ACTCAAACAAGAATTTGGCTAGGAGAAGTATTGCAGATGAGACTAGATGAGCAACTCATTATATCAGAACTACTTGCTGATGGAGAATTGTT GTTTCAAGTGTCAAAAGTGGTGTGGAAATTGCTGTCGGCAAAGCATATGGAGCTAAGGCATATAAAAGCATACAAAATCCAGTCATTTACTTCTAAGAAGAACATTGCCAGATATAGGCCTTATTCTAATGTTGATTCATTTTTGAAG ATTTGCAAAATTTTGGGATTGACTGGCGTTGACCTCTTCTCTCCATCAGATGTAGTTGAGAGAAGAAATACTAGAAAAGTTTGTATGTGTATACGCTCATTCTCCAAAAAATCCAGATCTATGAAGATAAAT GTTCCAGATTTTGACATTGTGACCTGTATGGTAACCATGCCCAAAGCTTTGGTTGGGTGCATGCGTAGAAGCATAGAACTATCTCACAGCATCCCTGCTGATTCCTCTGGTGGCTATTACTTACAAAAACATGCAAGAAGATCTAGACAG GGTTACCCAGTTACAGCCTCCACCAAAGACTTTGAGACATATTTGGATCAATATGAGGACCCAGAAAACAAACATCTAGTGCTTCAATTTGATGAGTTGCACACTGATGACTTGTATGATTATACATCAGAGATAGACTACAACATAGCTTCTCCAATGGCTGAACGTATTTGTTTGCCCGAAGATTTAGCTCAATTGGATATCCAAGAGCAACAGAGAAATGGAATTTATAATGACTTTGAATTGTTATGTTCAATGGAGTCATTGCAATATCATTGTTCTGAGGACATAGAGCATGATTGTGAGCTGACATGGTCATCATCTCCTCCCAGTGGGGATTTACGTACTGGCATTATTCACATGTCATCTCATTTAGATACTAAAACGGAACGAGTTCAAGAAAGTAGGAGGATTGTGGACTTTGATTACTTTGAAAATTTGTCATTAAGCAGCAATGGTTCTGTCAATGTAACTCCTAAGAATGACAAAATACCATGTAAAAGGGATGCTAGCTCACTTACAAAAGATAGGAAGGATCCCGATTTATTTCATGAAGAAAATGGTACACCAAATGTATATCAAAGTGCCAGCTCTCACGGTTCAAATCCAACTCCACAGACTGCTGAAAGAGTCAAATTCTTTGAAACTTGCGACGACAAGAAGAAGGTTCTGGTAGTTGCTTGCATGAACTGCTACTCAAGGGAAGACATAGGAGATCAAGTTGATGCAGAGAGCAATTTTAGGAATATTGAGTCTTCCAAAGTGCACAATGACAAGAATGATCGACGGGACAAGATAAAAGAAGAGCACGAATCTCAAGGAATGGTGAGATATAGAGACATGCCGTATCAAATAATTTCTAATGCAGGATATTCTTGCTCTGTAAAGAAATTCGAGGAAACTTATCCTTCATTATATTCACCTGATTGTTACTTCTGCAGTACCAATTCTCCAGATAGAGTTGTGCCTCGTAGCAATGACACTCGATCAACATCACTGAAAAATTTTCTAGCATATGAAGAGAGAGAGTCTCAAGTTGGTTTGAGTTGTTCGGATAATGCTAGTTGCTGTCAGTCTGGTTACGAGCCCGAGTCTTGTAAATGGGATCAGAAAGGAAAATGCGCTATTACATCATATAAAGATAACAAAAGTTCATGTTCTGTGGGAAATGGCTCACATGAGGAAATTAAACCTTGTATACAAAAAAATTCGGAAGTCTTGTCTACTATTGTTAAGTTGGACACTGATGGCAAAGAGCTAAACATCGATTCTCTGCCTCTGGCCTCAAATGCTGTAGTTTTAGGCAACTGTGAAAAACCTTCAACTCGTGGTGACGATCCTAATGATTTCAGCAGAGGTGATGCAGCTCAATACATTGGAGATGGAGGCCAGAGAGTACTAGATATGATAATCAATGATGTTGTAGTTCCTGTTAACTGTGATGAGGTTGTATCACTTACTGAATCCTTCACAGCAAGCCTAAGCCCAAAACATGGATTTGATCCTGTCTCCCGTTCAGAACATACTTGTGCGGTGCATGTTAAA GATGAAATAAATCCAGAAGATGAGAGAGTACACTTAGAAAATGTAGTTGGAACAAAAGAGGGAGGTGAAGAAATACCAAAAGAAAAACCTCAAAAGAAGAAACTGCTAAGATCGGTCTTGGGTGGTGCAGCTGCAGTTGGTTTGTTATTCATGATTTTGCACTTAAG GAGGAATGGCGGGGAAAAGGCTGCACAACCAAGTATGGCATCTAGTCATATAGACAAAGTGAAGATTCAGAAAAAATCTGACAGGAAAGTAACGAGAAGTACTAAAAAAGGGGTTTATCCAGCTGAAAAGATCACGTTGAAGTGA